The proteins below are encoded in one region of Serratia symbiotica:
- the sseB gene encoding enhanced serine sensitivity protein SseB, whose amino-acid sequence MSFHHQDAAPSENELEHLLKRAVTEPAERPAFFRALLDATVLILGDNEQMRQDGDITLNADTPVNIQHWEKQGGGNIIPFFSSLAALRKAVEGEQPFIALPARVLFEITQGADLFLNPKAEYGKEFYPEEVATLLATDGVTESVERYVDKDSQILLGQPKDYPTAMVEALTTLFSQRKLVRRAFLTLMHDQAVDEQPNLLVGLEVDGDPAEIDALINEAGNLASEMVANEEPVDFCLVSEKERGVSHYLITHTWPFYQRRWGSWLRDLIPSTTKTE is encoded by the coding sequence ATGAGTTTCCATCATCAGGATGCCGCCCCCAGCGAGAATGAACTTGAACACCTGCTTAAGCGGGCAGTGACAGAGCCAGCCGAGCGCCCGGCGTTCTTCCGTGCACTGCTTGATGCCACGGTGCTGATCCTCGGCGACAACGAGCAGATGCGGCAGGACGGTGACATTACCCTGAATGCCGACACCCCAGTCAATATTCAACATTGGGAAAAACAAGGCGGCGGCAACATCATTCCGTTTTTCTCCTCGTTGGCCGCGCTGCGAAAAGCTGTTGAGGGTGAACAACCATTCATCGCGCTGCCAGCGCGGGTATTGTTTGAAATTACCCAGGGTGCGGATTTGTTCCTCAACCCGAAGGCAGAATACGGCAAGGAATTTTATCCCGAGGAGGTAGCAACGCTGTTGGCCACCGATGGGGTTACCGAGTCGGTAGAGCGCTATGTTGATAAAGACAGCCAAATCCTGTTGGGCCAGCCGAAGGACTATCCCACGGCGATGGTGGAGGCGCTAACCACATTGTTTAGTCAACGCAAACTGGTGCGCCGTGCCTTCCTGACGCTGATGCATGATCAGGCGGTGGATGAGCAGCCTAATCTGTTGGTGGGATTGGAGGTGGACGGTGATCCGGCGGAGATCGACGCCTTGATCAACGAGGCTGGCAACCTGGCGAGCGAAATGGTCGCTAACGAAGAGCCTGTGGATTTTTGCTTGGTGTCGGAAAAAGAACGCGGAGTCAGTCACTACCTGATCACCCATACCTGGCCGTTTTATCAGCGCCGTTGGGGGAGTTGGCTGCGTGATCTCATTCCCTCGACCACTAAAACAGAGTGA
- the pepB gene encoding aminopeptidase PepB, with product MTTEFMQVTLSPQPADARWGEKALLSTNVEGITLHLTGNDKQGDIQRAGRKIDAQGIRKVKLAGEGWDLESSWAFWQGYRGPKGQRSIEWAELPEAEHQELEKRLKIVDWVRDTINIPADALSPEQLAIRAVDLMYDVGGDAISYRITKGEDLREQNYAGLYTVGRGSKRPPVLLVLDFNPTANPDSPVFACLVGKGITFDSGGYSLKQSAYMDSMKADMGGAATITGALALAAARGLKQRVKLYLCCADNMVSGNAFKLGDIICYRNGKTVEVMNTDAEGRLVLADGLIDACEQSPQLIIDCATLTGAAKTALGNDYHALFSFDDALAQELLTSAAAEQEPFWRLPLAEFHRSQLPSNFAELNNVAGSAHTAGASTAAAFLSHFVKHYQQGWLHIDCSATYRKGAVEQWSAGATGLGVRTLANLLLSRAKPLNAC from the coding sequence ATGACAACAGAATTCATGCAGGTCACGCTGTCACCGCAACCTGCTGACGCGCGCTGGGGCGAAAAAGCCTTGCTGAGCACCAACGTGGAAGGGATCACCCTCCATCTGACCGGCAACGATAAGCAGGGTGACATCCAGCGTGCTGGGCGCAAAATTGACGCCCAGGGCATCAGAAAAGTGAAGCTGGCGGGTGAAGGCTGGGATCTGGAAAGCAGTTGGGCGTTTTGGCAGGGCTATCGTGGGCCAAAAGGCCAGCGCAGCATCGAATGGGCAGAACTGCCGGAGGCCGAACACCAAGAGTTGGAGAAGCGCCTGAAGATCGTTGACTGGGTACGCGACACTATCAACATACCGGCTGACGCACTAAGCCCAGAGCAACTGGCTATCCGCGCTGTTGATTTGATGTACGATGTCGGCGGCGATGCCATTAGCTATCGTATCACCAAAGGCGAGGATCTGCGTGAGCAGAACTACGCGGGTCTCTATACCGTTGGCCGTGGTTCCAAGCGTCCGCCGGTATTGTTGGTGCTGGATTTCAACCCCACTGCTAACCCGGATTCGCCGGTGTTCGCCTGTCTGGTAGGCAAAGGTATCACCTTTGACAGCGGCGGCTACAGCCTGAAACAGAGTGCCTATATGGATTCCATGAAAGCCGATATGGGCGGTGCCGCCACCATCACTGGGGCTTTGGCGCTGGCGGCGGCACGCGGCCTCAAGCAACGCGTAAAACTGTATCTGTGCTGTGCGGACAACATGGTCAGCGGCAACGCCTTCAAACTGGGTGACATTATTTGCTACCGCAACGGCAAAACCGTTGAGGTGATGAACACCGACGCGGAAGGGCGGTTAGTATTGGCCGATGGCCTGATTGACGCCTGCGAGCAGAGCCCGCAGTTGATCATCGATTGTGCCACCCTGACTGGCGCGGCAAAAACCGCCCTGGGCAATGATTATCACGCCCTGTTCAGCTTTGATGATGCGTTGGCGCAGGAACTGCTGACCAGCGCCGCCGCTGAACAAGAACCCTTCTGGCGCTTGCCGCTGGCCGAGTTCCATCGCAGCCAGCTACCGTCCAATTTCGCCGAACTAAACAATGTGGCCGGTTCCGCCCACACTGCCGGGGCCAGCACCGCAGCGGCATTCCTATCGCACTTTGTCAAACATTATCAGCAAGGCTGGCTGCACATCGATTGCTCCGCCACCTACCGCAAGGGTGCGGTGGAACAGTGGTCTGCGGGTGCCACTGGCCTAGGTGTGCGTACCCTGGCGAATCTGCTGCTCAGTAGAGCCAAACCATTGAACGCCTGCTAG